The genomic DNA GTCACCGGTGACGTCCTACTCGGCGCGGCCTGGGTGTTCTTCGTCTGGTCGCTGCTGGGCCAAGTGCTGCGCCTCGCGCTCTTCGCGTTCGGCGTCGACGATCCGGCCAGGTCGCGCATCGTTGCGCTGTCGGTGCTCGCCGTCGCCACCACGCTGCTTGTCTGGGGCTACGCCGAGGCGATGCGCGTGCCGCGGGTCAAGCACGTAGACGTCCGCATCGATCGGCTCGGCCGGGGCCTAGACGGCCTGCGGGTCGTGATGATCACCGACACCCACTACGGGCCGATCGACCGATCCCGTTGGTCCACAAGGACGATCGACCGCGTCAACGAACTCGACGCCGACGTCCTCTGCCACGTCGGCGACATCGCCGACGGCAGCGCGGAGGTCCGCGAGCCACAGTCCAGGCCGCTCGAGCACGCGCGAGCACGACTCGCGCGCGTCTACGTAACCGGCAACCACGAGTACATCGGCGAAGCCCAGGGCTGGGTCGACTACATGGCCGACATCGGTTGGGACACACTGCACAACCGGCACATCGTGGTCGAACGCGACGGCGACCGCCTCGTGATCGCCGGCGTGGACGACGCCACCGCCAGGGGATCGGGTCAAGCCGGCCACGGAGCGAATCATCAAGCGGCGCTTGCCGATGCCGACCCGAACCTGCCGGTGCTCCTGCTCGCGCACCAGCCCAAGCAGATCGACCAGGCCGTGGCGGCGGGGGTGGACCTACAGATCTCCGGCCACACCCACGGCGGGCAGATCTGGCCGTTCAACTTCCTGGTCCGGCTCGACCAACCCGTCGTGCACGGTCTCAGCCGCCACGGCGAACGGACGCAGCTCTACACCAGCCGCGGGACGGGCTTCTGGGGTCCGCCGTTCCGCGTCTTCGCCCCCAGTGAGATCACGGTGCTGACCCTGCGCAGCACCTGACCG from Mycolicibacterium arabiense includes the following:
- a CDS encoding metallophosphoesterase, with amino-acid sequence MQETPASEVESVAKARPRRRWRRLVVVSVIMLLLFGLPWWTLVAAGTHWPTAVVVLGTVIIVGAMVALPTMMVFGHGRRHRDWAAVTGDVLLGAAWVFFVWSLLGQVLRLALFAFGVDDPARSRIVALSVLAVATTLLVWGYAEAMRVPRVKHVDVRIDRLGRGLDGLRVVMITDTHYGPIDRSRWSTRTIDRVNELDADVLCHVGDIADGSAEVREPQSRPLEHARARLARVYVTGNHEYIGEAQGWVDYMADIGWDTLHNRHIVVERDGDRLVIAGVDDATARGSGQAGHGANHQAALADADPNLPVLLLAHQPKQIDQAVAAGVDLQISGHTHGGQIWPFNFLVRLDQPVVHGLSRHGERTQLYTSRGTGFWGPPFRVFAPSEITVLTLRST